Proteins from a single region of Apium graveolens cultivar Ventura chromosome 7, ASM990537v1, whole genome shotgun sequence:
- the LOC141674432 gene encoding uncharacterized protein LOC141674432, translating into MALIDNRIDDRRDCILGAVRGNLAYQKFMFTVYPKFGFSLETKNLDQILSFVHDFERHNLMNAGDKVFSLTYVVAYALTNSHHSIDYKKNEYIELDDVFSEIGYVEEK; encoded by the coding sequence ATGGCTTTAATAGATAATAGAATCGATGATCGAAGAGATTGTATTTTAGGTGCTGTTAGAGGTAATTTAGCATACCAAAAATTCATGTTTACTGTCTATCCTAAATTTGGTTTTAGTTTAGAAACTAAAAATCTTGATCAGATATTATCTTTCGTGCATGACTTTGAGAGACATAATCTGATGAATGCAGGTGATAAAGTATTTAGCTTAACTTATGTTGTTGCTTATGCTTTAACCAATAGTCATCATAGCATTGACTATAAGAAAAATGAATATATCGAATTGGACGATGTATTCTCAGAAATAGGATATGTAGAAGAAAAGTAA